One stretch of Malus domestica chromosome 14, GDT2T_hap1 DNA includes these proteins:
- the LOC103454339 gene encoding F-box protein At5g49610-like, whose product MQERDESVIINGEVNQGKLSLIKCLHQDVLVEILSKLPAKSLIRFSSVSKAWYALTKSSYFIARHLHRSAINPFVLLVSGVSTEKYKPKSLGVALLCDEETPLLSLDLPFLPNYASFNIVGSSNGLVCGIVRICNETQEEEEEEDDDDDDDEDEEGDEGDEGDEEEEEGVEEDYVDSIVVWNPATKQFRYLPEPVLFSHRRCPQRIWDGKNDPLLGFDFVREINQYKVVRVLPTRNGDDGEIVTFEAQVFLQSTNSWREVENKLEFPSFKRCFTSWAITLNGVLYCLVLQTGYELAILSFNLHDEVFHVMHLPGELQDFKHLAPLFSWNNSVAILTTTSSLDDEYYDQVLWVMSSSTTTATTKPAWVRQLISRSKAFAAGRLFVGVWKDQHILLTRKQTHEEETNDVVPPENLFVYDPRSETQRKILNHGEMNLFGIGVNYVESLIPV is encoded by the coding sequence ATGCAGGAGCGTGATGAGTCGGTTATCATCAACGGTGAGGTTAACCAAGGAAAACTATCCTTGATCAAGTGTTTACACCAAGATGTCCTAGTAGAAATTCTCTCAAAACTACCTGCAAAGTCTTTGATTAGATTTTCAAGTGTCTCAAAAGCGTGGTATGCGCTTACCAAAAGTTCTTATTTCATTGCTAGACACCTTCATCGCTCTGCTATCAATCCTTTTGTTCTCCTTGTTTCGGGAGTTAGCACTGAAAAATATAAACCGAAATCACTTGGAGTCGCATTGCTTTGTGACGAAGAAACTCCACTTTTGAGTTTGGATTTACCGTTTCTCCCGAACTATGCAAGCTTTAACATAGTGGGATCCAGTAATGGTTTGGTTTGCGGTATTGTGCGAATTTGTAATGAGAcgcaggaggaggaggaggaggaggacgacgacgacgacgacgacgaggaTGAGGAGGGGGACGAGGGGGATGAGGGggacgaggaggaggaggagggggtcGAGGAGGACTATGTTGATTCAATAGTAGTATGGAATCCAGCAACAAAACAATTTAGGTATCTTCCGGAACCTGTTCTTTTCTCTCACAGACGGTGTCCTCAACGTATATGGGATGGTAAAAATGATCCTCTTCTAGGTTTTGATTTCGTACGAGAAATAAATCAATACAAAGTGGTGAGAGTTCTCCCGACACGTAATGGTGATGATGGAGAAATAGTTACTTTCGAAGCCCAAGTGTTCCTCCAGAGTACAAATTCATGGAGAGAAGTCGAAAACAAATTGGAGTTTCCATCATTTAAAAGATGTTTCACTAGTTGGGCGATTACCTTGAATGGAGTCTTGTATTGTTTGGTACTGCAGACGGGGTACGAGCTCGCTATTCTTTCGTTCAACTTACACGACGAGGTTTTCCATGTGATGCATCTGCCAGGAGAATTGCAGGATTTCAAGCACCTGGCACCATTATTCTCATGGAATAATTCAGTTGCAATTCTAACAACTACGTCTTCATTAGATGATGAATATTACGACCAAGTGCTTTGGGTGATGAGTAGTAGCACTACCACTGCGACGACCAAGCCAGCTTGGGTTCGACAATTGATAAGCAGATCCAAAGCATTTGCAGCAGGACGCTTGTTTGTAGGTGTATGGAAggatcaacatattttactcacaagaaaacaaacacacgaagaagaaacaaatgatGTTGTGCCGCCGGAAAACTTGTTCGTGTATGACCCTAGAAGTGAGACGCAGAGAAAGATTCTCAATCATGGAGAAATGAACTTGTTTGGTATCGGAGTAAATTATGTGGAGAGCCTAATTCCTGTCTAG
- the LOC103454268 gene encoding squamosa promoter-binding-like protein 9, whose amino-acid sequence MGSSSMTESGSSSSSSPPNSSAESLNGLKFGQTIYFEDVGFGAQHKSSSGSAAGSSSAGATPPKKQRGGGNMGQLGQPPRCQVEGCQVDLSDAKAYYSRHKVCGLHSKTPTVIVAGLEQRFCQQCSRFHLLPEFDQGKRSCRRRLAGHNERRRKPQPGSILSARFGRLSSSLYENSNKVGSYLMDFTAYPRVSGRDAWTTTRTSERAPVVQNANDAGKFLQQPWQSNSGITTSGFYMQGSAGGTSYPGPGIPPGECITVATDSSRALSLLSNQPWGSRNRVSGVGMNSLMNTQGIPVAQPTPHAATSNHFPTTLWGFKGNENGSSSHEMLPDLGLGQISQPLSSQYSGVLELSQQGRRQQHMELGHTRGYDSTSQQMNWSL is encoded by the exons ATGGGCTCGAGTTCTATGACCGAGTCAGGgagctcctcctcctcttcgcCGCCCAACTCGTCAGCCGAGTCACTCAACGGCCTGAAATTCGGCCAAACAATCTACTTTGAGGATGTGGGTTTTGGAGCTCAGCACAAATCATCATCCGGTTCTGCTGCTGGGTCTTCCTCCGCCGGGGCTACGCCGCCCAAGAAGCAACGGGGCGGCGGGAATATGGGTCAGCTGGGTCAGCCGCCGCGGTGTCAGGTAGAAGGCTGCCAGGTAGATCTGAGTGATGCCAAAGCTTACTATTCCAGGCACAAAGTCTGTGGCTTGCACTCTAAAACCCCCACAGTCATTGTTGCTGGTCTTGAACAGAGGTTTTGCCAACAGTGTAGCAG GTTTCATTTGCTTCCTGAATTTGACCAAGGAAAACGTAGTTGTCGTAGACGTTTGGCTGGGCATAATGAGCGTCGTAGAAAGCCACAACCAGGATCCATATTGTCTGCGCGTTTTGGCCGACTTTCTTCATCTCTCTACG AAAACAGCAACAAAGTTGGAAGCTATCTGATGGACTTCACTGCATACCCAAGGGTTTCTGGGAGGGATGCATGGACAACAACAAGAACGTCAGAGCGAGCACCTGTTGTTCAAAATGCCAATGACGCAGGGAAGTTTCTCCAACAGCCGTGGCAGAGCAACTCTGGGATTACTACATCCGGCTTTTACATGCAAGGTTCAGCAGGCGGGACTAGTTATCCTGGTCCTGGAATTCCTCCGGGAGAATGCATCACAGTAGCCACTGACTCAAgccgtgctctctctcttctgtcAAATCAACCATGGGGCTCTCGAAACCGAGTATCGGGTGTCGGGATGAATTCCTTGATGAACACCCAAGGGATACCTGTGGCTCAACCAACCCCTCATGCTGCGACCTCCAATCACTTTCCGACGACTTTGTGGGGTttcaaaggaaatgaaaatggtAGCAGCTCGCACGAAATGCTTCCGGACCTGGGTCTTGGTCAAATCTCGCAGCCGCTTAGCAGTCAATACTCTGGTGTGCTGGAGCTGTCTCAACAGGGTAGGAGGCAGCAACACATGGAACTCGGACACACCAGGGGCTATGACTCCACCAGTCAGCAGATGAACTGGTCACTTTAA